GTACAACGCCGGATCCTGGGAGGAGGGAGAATTTGTAACGCAGACGGAAGTCGCATTTTTTGCCCGTGGTCGCGGTCAGTCTCCGCGTGGTCTGCGCTACCGCTCACACCGTCCGGATTACATCGTTATTGACGACCTCGACGACGACGAACTGGTGGAAAGTCCGGCGCGTGTCTCTAAGCTGTTCGACTGGGTGCGCTCGGCTCTGTTCGGTACTCTCGACGGTGGGCGCGGCCGCTTCTTTATGGTCGGTAATATGATTGCCAAAAATTCAGTGCTGGCGAAGTGGTGCGATATTAAGAGCGTACACGTTACCCGTGTAAACATCTACGACAAAAACGGCGATATTTCCTGGGCTGCCAAATGGACCCCGGAGGAAGTGCAGGCAATTGCCGACGTCGCCGGTTATCGTGCATTTCAAAAAGAATACATGAATAACCCGATAATTGAGGGTGCAGTGTTCCGCAACGAGTGGATCCGCTGGGGTAAGCGCCCTGCCTGGTCTAAGTTCTCGGAAATTGTGCTTTATATCGACCCCAGTTTCAAAGGCTCAAACAAAAATGACTTTAAGGCGGCGAAACTCTGGGGGAAAGCCGGGACTCAGCTCTGGCACCTCCGTGCTTTTGTCCGTCAGTGCTCCGTTGCCGAAATGGTACGCTGGTGTTACGACCTTTACGAATGGGCGCGCGCTCAGGGTATCGCCGTGCGCTGGTACATGGAGGCGAATTTTATGCAGGACACCATCCTCGATGAATTTATGCGAGAGGGTGAACTTCGCGGCTACCAGCTCCCAATGACCGGCGACAAGCGCAAAAAGCCTGACAAGTTCCAGCGCGTTGAAGCTGTTTCGCCACTGTGGGAGCGTGGGTTCGTCTATTACGACGAGAGCCAGCGAGACGACCCCGATATGCTCGCCGGCATCGACCAGACCCTCGCATTTGAAAAGGGTATGCGCGGACACGACGACGCACCGGACGCCGACGAGGGCGCTATATGGATTTTACAGAGAGATACCCGACAAAAGAAAATTGTTTCATCCACTTCAATAGGGTTGCGACCTAACGCAAAAAATGTATCATGGTAATATTTGAATACTTCCGCGCCCTCCTGTTCGACTGGCGCAAAAAACGCGCGATCCGTGAAGCTCAGCGCTCCGCTGACCTCCACCGTAAAAAATTCCTGGTGCTTGTGCTTCATGGGCGCCCGGTCTGCGTATCTATGCAGGGCGTTAAAAAAATGATCCGGCAAAAGCGCCTCCCCGGCCTGACTGCCGAAAAAGCCCGCGAAATTGCAATTTATGAAGCTATGCCCAAAACTTCCGGCCTATGTTCCTGACTCTTGACGACTACCGGGGCGTGTGCGACGAATACGAGCTCAAGCAGATAACACAGAACGAAGAAACACGCCTGACCGCCGAAGCCGCCGCCCTGGAGCAAATCGGTTCTTATCTGCGTTATCGCTACGATATGACCCGGGTATTTGCTTCTGAGGGCTCAGAGCGTAACGCTATGCTCGTACAGTGCGCCGTAAATATTTCCCTTTGGCTAATGGTTCACCGTCTCCCTCAGAATATGGGACACGAACGCCGGGAATGTCTCTATAACGACGCTATCAAATGGCTTCGCGATATTCAAGCCGGCAAAGCCTCCCCCGACTTACCTCTCTATGAGAGTGAGGACGGGGACGACGCACGCAACCCGGTGCGCTACGGCTCTATGAAACCAAACAGATACGACTATTAAACACCCGTTAAATACCGTTTAACCCATGTTTAAGCTGTGTGCTAAAATTGAGATAACCGGCGAGCGCTGCTGGGACATCGGCTTTGTCTCGGCGGTGGAGATTGTACGCGACACTGAGAAGCTCACAGCCGAAGCCAAAATAACACTCCCTAAAAAAATGAAGTGGAACGGCTCGGCTGAAATTCCTGTGCATCGTGGCGACTCCGTGCGTATTTATCTGGGATATAACGGTAATTTACAGCTTGCTTTTGTGGGTTATGTCCGTGACGTAGGCTTCAAAACTCCGGTTGTCATTACCTGCGAGGATGATATGTTCAAACTCAAACAAATGCCGGCACAGAAAAAAGCCTACCGCTCTGTTACTATTGAAACGCTTCTTAAGGATCAGGGCATAACTTACCGGCTCAATGTTATGGGCGAACAGTCGCTCGGTGCTTATCGTGTCACCGCTGACACTGTGGCCGCTTTGCTCGGAAGATTATCAGAACAGGGCATCCGCTCATTTTTCCGATATGAGAACGGCGAGCCGGTTCTTTACTGTGGCGTGCTCTTTGACCGCGACAGTACTCCCTCGCAAGTGTTCCGCTCCGGGCTTAACATCATTTCAGACCAGAGCCTCCAGCAGCAAAAGGCTGAAAATATGCGCCTGCGCGTTAAGGCGGTCAGCCTTATGCCGGATAATAAAAAAATCAAAGTTGAGGTCGGCGACGCCGACGGCGAACACCGCACGCTCCACACCTACAACAAAACCGAAAGCGAGTTAAAGGCGTGGGCCGAACAGGAAATTAAACGCCTTAAACGCGACGGCCTCACCGGCTCTTTTACGACTTTCGGGGCTTCGCTTGTTGACTGCCTCGACGCTATCGGGCTAATTATCGACGGCAAAAAAGCCGGAGTCTATCAGGTCAAAAAGAATGTAATTAAATACGGCACGTCCGGCTACCGTCAGGAAATAACGCTCGGGCTGCGTGTCGGCGACTAAATAAACAGTTATGGCAGATTTACGAAATATCATCAGAGAACTGGCAAAGACCGACGGCGAGACTGTCGCGCTGGTCTGCACCGTGGACGCCGTGGACGAAAAAGCCCGCACAATCGACTGCACCCCGCTTAATGAGGGCGCCCCGTTGCTCGGTGTCAATCTACAAGCAAATCAGGGCGCGAATTACGGCTTTTGGCTTTATCCGGAAGTTGGCAGTTTTGTTATTGTCGGCTTCGTCGCAGACGGTGCCGCCGGGGTGGTTCTGAGCACTGAGAAAATAAAACAGGCCGAAGTCGTCATCGGTGACACCTCCGCCGTCATGGACGCTGACGGCTGCCGTATTAAACCGCCAATATGTCCGCCAACATCAACGCCGACAATATAATTTTTAACGGTGGCAAACTCAACGGCCTTGTTAAAATCGACGACCTCACAAAGCGGCTTAACACAATCGAAAACGAGATTAACAAGTTAAAGGGTATTATGGCCGGTTGGGTCCCTGTTGCTCAGGACGGCGGCGCAGCTCTTAAAACTGCCGCTGCCGACTGGAGCGCCGACACCCTTTTGCTGACAAAGCGCAGTGATTACGAAAACGAAAAAATTAAGCAATGAACGGACTGCAAATAGACACAACAACCGGCGACCTCCTTGTCGCACCCTCCGGCGCGCTCATCGCCCCGGCTGACTCTTTCATTGCTGAATTTGTCATCCCGCTCCCTCCGCGGCGACATCAAGGAACACCCCCTCCTCGGTGCAGAAGCGCCCCTAATGCTCGCCGGCACTCCCGACCCGTTCTGGCCGGGCAACACTAAAAAAATGCTGCAAGCCTGCGGCCTCCCTGTCTCTAACCTCACACTATCCCCCGACGGGGTGGTTATAATCTCTTAGCCTATGCAGTTTATTGTTTCAGACCGTCAAACACTCCTCGACGCCGCAGTTATCGCGCTTGGCTCGGTCGCCGGTGTGTTCGCCCTCGCTCAGCGCAACGACATCAGTATAACGGCCACACTCGCCGACGGCCTCCCGCTCATCTTTGAGCTCGAGGACGTTGTGGCCCCGGCTGTCCGCTCGGCCTATGCCGTGCAACACATCAGCCCTGCCACCGACATACCCCGCGCCGATTATCTGGAGTTGCTCTACCAGACCGGAACACGCGCGCCCGCCTGTCGCCCAGAAGTTCGACCCCGATAACGTCGGCATTGTGGTTGACAAAATCGACGAAGTGATCGCCGACCTTAACGCCGGCCGACCGCTCAACATTCAGAGCAAAAACGAACTTACACGAATTTTTCAGGACCCTTTCGACGAGGTGTTCTCTTAACTCTTTTAATCCCTCAAAATGGAACCACTCACCCAAAACGACCTCAAGCAGCTTGACACGGCCGCGCTGCTGCTTCAAGCTCAGGCCATACGCGACGCGGTGGCCGCTAAAACCGTGTCGGCCCGTCAGGTTGGCGAGCTGTTCTGCGGCCTCATTGAAGCCTGCGACGACATCAACGCTGCCGTCAGCCTCTTTTTATCGGTCAACCTCCCGGAGATTTTGGCCGACATCGACAAACGGCTCGCCGGGGCTGACACTGCCGCAGCCGACACACGCGCGGAGCTCCAAAAGTCCGAAGCCGCCCGCGCCCGTATCGACTCGCTCATCTCCCAGCTATCCGGCCAGAGCCTCGCGGCT
The nucleotide sequence above comes from Duncaniella freteri. Encoded proteins:
- a CDS encoding phage protein Gp36 family protein, translating into MFLTLDDYRGVCDEYELKQITQNEETRLTAEAAALEQIGSYLRYRYDMTRVFASEGSERNAMLVQCAVNISLWLMVHRLPQNMGHERRECLYNDAIKWLRDIQAGKASPDLPLYESEDGDDARNPVRYGSMKPNRYDY